The following are encoded together in the Hemicordylus capensis ecotype Gifberg chromosome 4, rHemCap1.1.pri, whole genome shotgun sequence genome:
- the DNTTIP2 gene encoding deoxynucleotidyltransferase terminal-interacting protein 2 isoform X5, with the protein MHSPSKVIPESHPEKMKESETKTAVEEPSETQATLNRSKAVCLADSVAELQADGDISEAESNCSSVSGLQTPLFIRITRRRRIVVPCQPESASKNRQSKKTVPNERSKCQDDDDISEAESCSSIISGVRSPSVARRPTSRQVKTNVLPLCETQAEEVSDAESWCSGVSTEASVQFKRITRSMRVRSQPEATLQIEKKIEMVGDQKSAESATKSQIIVISDSEPSKSDVDTEQASSLSPAQSNDHSSPCKTKCHSESIASSDLKQTLSRSPEKIRECTKKSPQKETPKNMNYESVDSVEVKVGKDKNIRESVTKHISDDVYEIVESTVEVCDQTSEESRKVTEKQSPVKNADMSPYGHRRLEQSNMSPRQTTPNKSKNSVEPQKRDTGKFTQGCFHHTEEVIDVDEISKTGSQQDDILPIQTIESSDDDCRVSVASMESDRSHQEPVAEISSCVTKTSGGEKCFTVSLLASDESDESSDSDLEDANDLEVTASYPSTSNQNTLALDKSHSKELFVIDKTPGLDSNNVYYLEKDTVDDNESEKSEESSELEDNEVEFIDEDEDLLNANSKILSFSSSIDPGLNVKHLGGLYISFHAGKQKPGLHGTASPKEKKKDELLQKSIITPDFEKKECIPPLRESVHQLKKQRRAEREKTTGDGWFGMKAPEMTDELKNDLRALKMRAAIDPKRFYKKNDREGLPKYFQVGTVEDSPVDFYHARIPKKDRKKNIVDELLADSEFRRYNKRKYQSIMAEKAALAAGKKNLKKKKFRK; encoded by the exons ATGCATTCCCCTTCAAAAGTCATTCCTGAATCTCATCCTGAGAAAATGAAGGAATCTGAAACAAAGACAGCTGTGGAAGAGCCTTCAGAGACACAAGCAACTCTGAATAGGAGTAAAGCTGTCTGTTTAGCAGACTCCGTTGCTGAACTGCAGGCTGATGGAGATATTTCTGAAGCAGAATCAAATTGTTCATCTGTGTCAGGTCTTCAGACACCTTTGTTTATAAGAATAACAAGAAGGCGGAGAATTGTAGTTCCTTGTCAACCAGAGTCTGCATCTAAAAACAGGCAAAGCAAGAAAACCGTTCCAAATGAGAGAAGCAAATGCCAAGACGATGATGACATCTCTGAAGCAGAATCCTGCTCTTCCATCATTTCAGGTGTGCGGAGCCCTAGTGTTGCAAGGAGGCCTACAAGCCGGCAAGTCAAGACTAATGTCTTGCCACTGTGTGAGACTCAAGCTGAAGAAGTTTCTGATGCAGAATCATGGTGCTCAGGTGTTTCCACGGAAGCATCTGTTCAGTTTAAACGAATTACGAGGAGCATGCGAGTAAGATCACAACCAGAAGCAACATTGCAGattgaaaagaaaattgaaatgGTGGGGGATCAAAAATCAGCTGAGTCAGCAACTAAATCTCAGATAATTGTAATATCTGATTCAGAACCCTCAAAATCTGATGTAGATACAGAACAAGCATCTTCTCTCTCACCTGCTCAGAGCAATGATCATTCAAGTCCCTGTAAAACAAAATGCCATTCTGAATCTATTGCTAGCAGTGATCTGAAACAGACTTTATCAAGAAGCCCTGAAAAAATTAGGGAATGTaccaaaaaatcaccccaaaaAGAGACACCAAAGAATATGAATTATGAATCTGTGGATAGTGTGGAGGTAAAGGTGGGAAAGGACAAAAATATAAGGGAATCTGTTACAAAACACATATCAGATGATGTATATGAAATAGTAGAGAGCACAGTGGAAGTGTGTGATCAAACTTCAGAAGAATCCAGAAAAGTAACTGAGAAACAATCACCTGTAAAGAATGCAGACATGTCTCCATATGGCCATAGACGCCTTGAGCAATCTAATATGTCTCCAAGACAGACAACCCCTAACAAAAGCAAAAACAGTGTGGAACCCCAAAAGAGAGATACCGGAAAGTTTACACAGGGTTGTTTCCATCACACAGAAGAGGTAATAGATGTGGATGAAATATCTAAAACAGGCAGCCAACAGGATGATATCCTTCCAATCCAAACTATTGAAAGCAGTGATGATGACTGCAGGGTTTCTGTTGCAAGTATGGAGAGTGATAGAAGCCACCAGGAGCCAGTTGCAGAAATCTCTTCATGTGTAACCAAAACATCAGGGGGTGAAAAATGTTTCACTGTATCACTTCTTGCCAGCGATGAGAGTGATGAATCTAGCGACAGTGATTTAGAAGATGCTAATGACCTGGAAGTGACTGCTAGTTATCCCAGTACCAGTAATCAAAATACATTGGCTTTGGACAAATCTCACAGTAAAGAATTGTTTGTAATTGACAAAACTCCTGGCTTGGACTCCAACAATGTATACTATTTGGAGAAAGACACCGTTGATGATAACGAGAGTGAAAAAAGTGAGGAGTCGTCTGAGCTCGAAGACAATGAAGTGGAGTTTATAGATGAGGATGAAGATTTATTGAATGCAAACAGTAAAAT CTTATCCTTTTCAAGCAGCATTGATCCTGGCCTAAATGTTAAGCACCTTGGAGGCTTATATATTAGTTTTCATGCAGGAAAACAGAAGCCAGGCCTGCATGGAACTGCATCaccaaaggagaaaaagaaagatgag CTTTTGCAGAAGAGTATTATAACTCCAGATTTTGAAAAAAAGGAATGTATTCCACCCCTAAGAGAATCAGTCCACCAGTTAAAGAAACAACGTAGG GCAGAGCGAGAGAAAACAACCGGAGATGGCTGGTTTGGCATGAAGGCCCCAGAAATGACTGACGAATTGAAAAATGACCTTAGAGCTCTGAAGATGAGAGCCGCCATAGATCCAAAGCGATTTTATAAAAAGAATGATAGAGAAGGCCTCCCCAAATACTTTCAG GTTGGAACTGTTGAAGATTCTCCAGTAGACTTTTACCATGCTCGAATTCCCAAAAAAGATAGGAAGAAAAACATTGTGGATGAACTGCTAGCAGATTCTGAATTTAGAAG ATATAATAAAAGGAAATATCAAAGCATCATGGCTGAAAAGGCAGCCCTTGCAGCTGGCAAGAAAaacctgaagaagaaaaaatttcgcaaataa